The following coding sequences lie in one Lolium perenne isolate Kyuss_39 chromosome 2, Kyuss_2.0, whole genome shotgun sequence genomic window:
- the LOC127336474 gene encoding pentatricopeptide repeat-containing protein At5g13770, chloroplastic: MAAKCYSDWPPLPPLHPSRRTSPSTSLCTIKRQLATFVLHCSRSCASPVLEPKNFSGELHVLSAPSPAPPAPVPPVRDAPKLGISNKFIRGLCSDRQTEQLAFECYRRALQQPEFRPDKKTMNALVVQLLRAKQWSSLEHLVEDLRAYGVLPERRTCARLVASCVRARKFGLADVLLGVLEGKKGPTAAVCFSSALQAYNKLHMYRSTVLLYERMKAACLSVNADAYRAVMAAFGALGEPDLVASLFKQYKARKWYPSETCLETYTIACDALGRAGRALDALKCLREMEADGISPNAAIYSSVIGALADARETASSEDVYHEAWRKDMLRDPDMFLKMIIMQVEAGMLEDTLGVAKDMREIGLRVTDCIMSTIVNGFVKRRGLKPAIRAYDKLIGLGCEPGQVTYASAINVYCRLGRSDRAESVFSEMIDRGFDKCVVAYGNMISMYGQIRRASDATRLLALMKQKGCEPNVWVYNSLLDMRGKLGDSRQAEKIWKEMMRRKVQPDRVSYTAIIGAFNRSGELDRCIEFYQEFKETGGKADKTLAGLVLGVFCKTSRFNELVQLLRDMKMQDIKLDRRLYTIVQNSLREAGLEVHVRWLQTYFTSVEEKT; this comes from the coding sequence ATGGCAGCCAAATGCTACTCAGACTGGCCTCCCCTCCCCCCTCTCCATCCATCGAGACGAACATCGCCCAGCACCTCCCTCTGCACGATCAAGCGGCAGCTCGCAACTTTCGTCCTGCACTGCTCCAGGTCCTGCGCTTCCCCTGTTCTTGAGCCCAAGAATTTCTCCGGTGAGCTCCATGTCTTGTCTGCTccgtcgccggcgccgccggcgcccGTGCCGCCGGTTCGGGACGCTCCGAAGCTCGGCATCTCCAACAAGTTCATCCGAGGCCTCTGCAGCGACCGGCAGACCGAGCAGCTCGCCTTCGAGTGCTATAGGCGGGCTCTGCAGCAGCCGGAGTTCCGGCCGGACAAGAAGACGATGAACGCGCTGGTGGTGCAGCTGCTCAGGGCCAAGCAGTGGAGCTCGCTGGAGCACCTGGTCGAAGATCTCAGGGCCTACGGTGTGCTTCCGGAGAGACGGACGTGCGCGCGGCTCGTGGCGAGCTGCGTCAGGGCGAGGAAGTTCGGTCTCGCCGACGTACTGCTCGGGGTTCTCGAAGGGAAGAAGGGCCCAACCGCCGCCGTGTGCTTCAGCTCGGCGTTGCAGGCTTACAACAAGCTGCACATGTACCGGAGCACGGTGCTGCTGTACGAGCGGATGAAGGCGGCCTGCCTGTCGGTGAACGCTGACGCCTACCGCGCCGTTATGGCGGCCTTCGGGGCGTTGGGTGAGCCGGACCTGGTGGCATCGCTGTTCAAGCAGTACAAGGCTCGGAAATGGTACCCCTCTGAAACCTGCCTCGAGACGTACACCATCGCCTGCGACGCGCTGGGACGAGCAGGCAGGGCCTTGGACGCGCTCAAGTGCCTGCGAGAGATGGAGGCGGACGGCATCTCGCCGAACGCCGCGATCTACTCCTCGGTCATCGGCGCTTTGGCAGATGCCCGAGAGACGGCGTCGTCGGAAGACGTGTACCATGAGGCGTGGAGGAAAGATATGCTGCGAGATCCGGACATGTTCCTGAAGATGATCATCATGCAGGTCGAGGCCGGGATGCTGGAGGACACGCTCGGCGTTGCGAAGGACATGAGGGAGATCGGCTTGAGGGTCACCGACTGCATCATGTCCACGATTGTCAATGGCTTTGTGAAGAGGAGAGGCCTGAAGCCAGCCATCAGAGCTTATGACAAGCTGATCGGCTTAGGATGTGAGCCTGGTCAGGTCACCTACGCCTCGGCGATCAACGTGTACTGCCGGCTCGGCCGGAGCGACAGGGCGGAGTCCGTCTTCTCAGAGATGATCGACCGGGGCTTTGACAAGTGTGTGGTGGCATATGGTAACATGATCTCCATGTATGGGCAGATCAGGAGAGCGTCGGACGCCACGAGGCTGCTCGCGCTGATGAAGCAGAAGGGGTGCGAGCCCAATGTCTGGGTGTACAACTCCCTCCTGGACATGCGTGGCAAGCTTGGAGATTCCAGGCAGGCTGAGAAGATCTGGAAGGAGATGATGCGGCGCAAGGTCCAGCCTGACCGGGTGAGCTACACGGCCATCATCGGCGCGTTCAACCGGTCGGGAGAGCTTGATCGCTGCATTGAGTTCTACCAGGAGTTCAAGGAGACAGGGGGGAAGGCTGACAAGACCCTGGCTGGTCTCGTGCTAGGGGTGTTCTGCAAAACCAGCCGGTTCAACGAGCTTGTCCAGCTGCTGAGGGACATGAAAATGCAGGACATAAAGCTGGACAGGAGGTTGTACACGATCGTCCAGAACAGCCTCCGAGAAGCCGGACTGGAGGTTCATGTGAGGTGGCTCCAAACTTATTTCACTTCAGTGGAGGAGAAAACTTGA
- the LOC127336475 gene encoding uncharacterized protein: MEAYVLYPMSNGRMAASCEEQEEDIGCPSDSEMSATDSMLSSSWEELEDDATSSSSSSGSTESFEMSSLMAQLPLKRGLSKFFDGKSQSFASLAAVGVLEDLAKPPSSKRLKTSRSCEVGLQDAQRRRFASRNAAAFKKVSKGRLSVLGRAPANKLTTLRPAVTATARPQGLPALLFA, from the exons ATGGAGGCCTACGTCTTGTATCCGATGAGCAACGGGAGGATGGCGGCCAGCtgcgaggagcaggaggaggacaTCGGCTGCCCGTCCGACTCCGAGATGTCGGCGACGGACTCCATGTTGTCGTCGTCGTGGGAGGAGCTCGAGGACGACGCCACCTCTAGCTCCAGCTCGTCGGGTTCCACCGAAAGCTTCGAGATGTCCTCGCTCATGGCGCAGCTCCCGCTCAA GAGGGGGCTGTCCAAGTTCTTCGACGGCAAGTCGCAGTCCTTCGCGTCGCTCGCGGCGGTGGGCGTGCTGGAGGACCTGGCCAAGCCGCCTAGCAGCAAGCGCCTCAAGACGTCGCGGAGCTGCGAGGTCGGGCTGCAGGACGCGCAGCGCAGGCGCTTCGCAAGCCGCAATGCCGCCGCCTTCAAGAAGGTCTCCAAGGGCCGCCTCTCCGTGCTCGGCAGGGCGCCGGCCAACAAGCTGACGACGCTCCGGCCGGCGgtgacggcgacggcgaggccaCAGGGGTTGCCCGCTCTGCTGTTTGCTTAG